The Caloenas nicobarica isolate bCalNic1 chromosome Z, bCalNic1.hap1, whole genome shotgun sequence genome has a segment encoding these proteins:
- the SPIN1 gene encoding spindlin-1: protein MKTPFGKSPGQRSRADAGHAGVSASMMKKRTSHKKHRNNVGPSKPISQPRRNIVGCRIQHGWKEGSGPVTQWKGTVLDQVPVNPSLYLIKYDGFDCVYGLELHKDERVSALEVLPDRVASSRISDAHLADTMIGKAVEHMFETEDGSKDEWRGMVLARAPIMNTWFYITYEKDPVLYMYQLLDDYKEGDLRIMPDSNDSPPAEREPGEVVDSLVGKQVEYAKEDGSKRTGMVIHQVEAKPSVYFIKFDDDFHIYVYDLVKTS, encoded by the exons GTCATGCAGGAGTGTCTGCCAGCATGATGAAGAAAAGAACTTCCCACAA AAAGCATAGAAACAATGTGGGACCAAGCAAACCTATTTCTCAGCCACGAAGAAATATTGTAGGCTGCAGAATACAGCATGGATGGAAAGAAGGGAGTGGACCTGTAACACAATGGAAGGGCACAGTTCTTGATCAAGTTCCTGTAAACCCCTCTCTCTATCTTATAAAGTATGATGGATTTGACTGTGTGTATGGACTAGAACTGCACAAAGATGAAAGAGTTTCAGCACTTGAAGTTCTTCCAGACAGAGTTG CTTCATCTCGAATTAGTGATGCCCACCTGGCAGACACAATGATTGGTAAAGCTGTGGAACACATGTTTGAGACAGAAGATGGCTCAAAAGATGAATGGAGGGGGATGGTTTTGGCTCGAGCTCCTATTATGAACACATGGTTTTATATTACGTATGAGAAAGACCCTGTCTTGTACATGTACCAACTCTTAGACGATTATAAAGAAGGTGACCTTCGCATTATGCCTGATTCGA ATGATTCACCTCCTGCAGAACGGGAACCAGGTGAAGTTGTGGACAGCCTGGTAGGCAAACAAGTGGAATATGCCAAAGAAGATGGCTCAAAAAGGACTGGCATGGTCATTCATCAAGTCGAAGCCAAACCATCTGTCTATTTCATCAAGTTTGATGATGATTTCCATATTTATGTCTACGATTTGGTGAAGACATCCTAG